The window TCGTAGTCGTTGGCATACCAGTAGCGCGACGAATCGGGGGTGTGGATCTCGTCGATGAAGCACAGGGCGCCGTCGGGGCGGCGGCCGATCTCGTACTTGGTGTCCACCAGGATGAGTCCGCGCCGCAACGCCTCTTGCTGGCCGAAGGCGAAGAGGCGCGCGCACATCTGCGCCGCCTCGTCGAAGTCGCCGGCCGACAACAAACCCATCTCCAGAACTTCGGCCCGCGAGACCGATTTGTCGTGATCGCCTTTTTCGGCTTTCGTCGACGGCGTCAGCAGCGCCTTGGCCAGCTTCTGGTTCTTGCGCATGCCGTCCGGCAGATCGTGGCCGCAAAATTGTCGGGCGCCCTTTTGGTAGTGCGACCAGATCGACGTCGACGTCACGCCGGTCATATACGCCCGCATGACGAACTCGACCGGCAAAAGCTGACACTCGCGCGCCACCATCACCGTCGGATCGGGCACGTTGATGACGTGGTTGGGGGCCAGGTTGGCGGTGGCCTCGAACCAGAAGGCGGCCATGCGGTTCAAGACCTGGCCTTTGAAGGGGATCGTGCCCAGCACCACGTCGAAGGCGCTCAGGCGATCGGTGACCACGATGGTGCGGCGGCCGTCCAGCGTATAACAGTCGCGCACCTTGCCTTCGTACTTGGCCCCCAGCTCGGGAAAGT of the Polyangia bacterium genome contains:
- a CDS encoding phosphoribosylaminoimidazolesuccinocarboxamide synthase, translating into MDDSLIRGQLTKTLDRTHFPELGAKYEGKVRDCYTLDGRRTIVVTDRLSAFDVVLGTIPFKGQVLNRMAAFWFEATANLAPNHVINVPDPTVMVARECQLLPVEFVMRAYMTGVTSTSIWSHYQKGARQFCGHDLPDGMRKNQKLAKALLTPSTKAEKGDHDKSVSRAEVLEMGLLSAGDFDEAAQMCARLFAFGQQEALRRGLILVDTKYEIGRRPDGALCFIDEIHTPDSSRYWYANDYDERFARAEEPRGLDKEYVRRTLADQGYRGDGPAPTLTDEVRCEAARRYIQVCELITGRTFVPDTEEPIARIRRNLKL